ACAGCAACCCCAACCACACCTTCACCTTCACCAGCGAAGACGAGGAAAGAGATACCCATCATGACACAAGCACGATTCCTGAGGTCTGCCCGCATCGCAGCGGCCGGACTGGCCATGGGCGCCATGGTGCTCACCGGGTGCTCCGCCAACGCGGGCAACACCGGTTCCGCGAAGGCTGATGCTTCGGCCCAGACCGCTCTGCTGACCATTCCCCGCGAGGACATGGGCACGTTTGTCCGGAACTTCAACCCGTTCGCCCCCACCGTGGCACCTATGACCCAGCAGGCCATCTACGAGTCCCTGCTCATCTACAACCCGGCCAACGGCGACACCACTCCGTGGCTGGCCAGCGAATGGAAAGCCGCAGAGGACGGCAAGTCCATCACCTTCACCCTCCGCGACGGCGTCAAGTGGTCCGACGGCCAGCCCCTGGTCCCTGCCGACGTGGTCACCACGTTCGCGCTGCAGAAGAAGATCAAGGGCGGCTACGACTACCTGGACACCGTTACGGCCGAGGGCACCAACCAGGTCAAGTTCAGCTTCAAAACCGCCTGGTCCCCGGCCTTGTTCGACCTCGGCCAGCTGAGCATCCTTCCGGACCACGTCTGGTCCAAGATTGCCGACCCCGAAAAGGACGCCAACGAAAAGCCCGTTGGCACGGGCCCCTACACCGAAGTGGACACCTTCCAGGCACAGTCCTTCGTGCTGAAGAAAAACCCCAACTACTGGCAGCCGGAGAAGCAGAAGATCGCAGGCATCAAGATGCTCGCCTTCGCCGGGAACGACGGCGCCAACCTCGCCGCCGCGAACGGCGACGTGGACTGGGCGCCGCAGTACATGCCCAACATCGAGAAGACCTTCATTTCCAAGGACCCGGACCACCGGAAGTACTGGTTCCCGCCCACGGGGTCCATGATCAACTGGCAGCTCAACACCACCAAGGCCCCGTTCAACGACACGGACGTCCGCAAGGCCCTCAGCATGGCAGTGGACCGGGACCAGGTGACCAAGATCGGCATGAGCGGCTACACCAAGCCGGCGGACTGCACCGGACTTTCCGGCAACTACGAAACGTGGAAGAACAAAGCCGTCCAGGACGACTGCGAGTGGACCAAGCTCAACGTCGACGAGGCCAACAAGCTCCTGGACAAGGCCGGTTACGCCAAGGGCGCGGACGGCAAGCGCACGCTGAAGGACGGCAAGCCCTTCGAGTTCAAGATCTCGGTGGGCGCGGCGTCCTCCGACTGGCTGTCCGTGGCCAACGTGATCGCACAGAACCTCGCCGAGGTGGGCGTCACGGCCAAGGTTGATTCCCCGGACTGGGCTGCCGTGGTGGCAGGCTACGAGACCGGTGACTTCGATTCCGGCATCGTGTGGAGCGCCAACGATCCCAGCCCGTACAAGTACTTCGCGGGCATCATGGGCACCAGCACGGTGAAGCCGGTAGGGGAGAAGGCCTTTGAGAACTACCACCGCTTCGGCGATCCCAAAGCCGACGCCCTGCTGACCGAGTTCGCCGCTGCCGCTGACGAGGACACGCAGCACGAGATCGCGGACAAGCTCCAGGAGGAGTACAGCGCGGTTGCCCCGACCGTCCCGCTGTTCGCCGGCCCGGAATGGGGCGCCTACAACAACACCCGGTTCACCGGCTGGCCCACGGAAGAGAACCCTTACGCCACCCTGTCGGTCCGCGCCCCCACCACGGTGCTGGTCCTGACGTCGCTGGAACCGGCCAAGTAAGGCCCCGGCCCCTCCGAGGCCGTCCCAGACCGCACGCCCGGCGCTGTTTCCGGCGCCGGGTGTGCGCCCTTCCCCGTTACCTCCCCAAGTTCGCAAGCTCGCTTGGGGCCCTAGGTAACGGGCCCCCATCTCTGCAATTCCTGAATGGAGGGAAACCGTGCGCTTTATCCTGCGCCGCCTGGGTTTCTACCTGATCGCCTTCTGGGTGTCCATCACATTGAACTTCCTGCTCCCGCGCTTTATGCCGGGGGACCCCGTATCCCGCATGTTCGCCCGCACCCAGGACCGCATGCAGCCCGAACAGATCGAGGCGCTGCGCAAGCTGCTCGGCGTCGACGACCGGCCCATCTGGGAGCAATACGTCGACTACCTGCACAACATGGTCACCGGCCAGATGGGCGTCTCCATCTCCCGTTTCCCCACCCCGGTCACGGAAGTGATTGCCTCGCAGGTGGGGTGGACCCTCCTGCTGGGCGGAACCGCGCTGGTGATCGCCGCCGTCGTGGGCAACCTGCTGGGCATCCTGGCCGCGTGGCGGCGTGGCGGCGCCATTGACTCGGCGCTCCCTCCCATCCTGATCTTCATCGGCTCCTTCCCGTACTTCTGGCTCGCCATGGGCGCGCTGTACCTCTTCGGCGTCACGCTGGGCTGGTTTCCCATCCGGCACGCGTTCAGCGACACCATTGAGCCCAGCTTCAGCTGGGAGTTCATGTCCGACGTCGGGATGCACCTGGTGCTGCCGGCCCTCACCATCGTGCTGGTTTCGGTGGGTGGCTGGATGCTGGGCATGCGCAACACCATGATCGCCACCAATGCCGAGGACTACATCACCATGGCCGAAGCCAAGGGCCTGCGCCCCGGCCGGATCATGTTCCGCTACGCCGCCCGCAACGCCATGCTCCCGTCCGTGACCAGCTTCGGCATGAGCCTGGGCTTCGTGGTGGGCGGGGCGCTGCTGACCGAGGTGGTGTTCGCGTACCCGGGGGTGGGCTACCAGCTCCTCAACGCCGTGCAGGGGCTCGACTACCCGCTCATGCAGGGCCTCTTCCTGACCATCACCGCCGCCGTGCTGCTGGCCAACTTCCTGGTGGACATCCTCTACGTCCGCCTCGACCCGCGTGTCCGCGCCAACTAGGAAGGACGGACCATGACCACTTCGATCGCAACCACCGCCTCCACCGTCCCGGGGGAGAGCCTCGCCGGCGGCGCCGGCGGGAACACTGCAGGAATGCCCGACGGCGGCACCGGCCTCCCGCCCGGAGCCTCCGTTCGCAGGCCCAACCGCACGTTGCTGCACGGGCTCCTCACCAACAAGAAGGCCATGACCGGCGCGGCCATCCTGTTCATTTTCATCGCCCTGGCGCTGCTTGCTCCGGTGCTGTACCCGGACAATCCCTCCAAGATCACCGGCATGGCGTCCCAGGAGCCCGACGCCGAGTTCTGGCTGGGCACCACGGCCAAGGGCCAGGATGTCCTGGCCCTGACCATCCACGGTGCGCGCAGCTCACTGCTCGTGGGCCTGACCGTCGGCTTCGCGTCCACGTTCATCGGCATCCTGGTGGGCCTGGCCTCGGCCTACTTCGGCAAGTTCATCGACGAAGCCCTCTCCCTCACCACCAACATCTTCCTGCTCCTCCCGGGACTTCCGCTCCTGGTGATCCTGGCCGCGTTCCTTCCGCCGGGACTGGGCACGGTGATCCTGGTCCTGGTGGTGACCGGCTGGGCGGGCTCGGCCCGGGTGCTGCGCTCCCAGGCCCTGTCCATCCGTTCCAAGGACTTCGTAGCCGCTGCCGTGGTCACCGGCGAACGCCCCCTGCGGATCATGTTCCGCGAAATCCTGCCCAACATGGCCTCCATCGTGATGGGAACGCTCCTGGCCTGCATCATCTACGGCATCGGAGCCCAGGCCGGCCTCGAGTTCCTGGGCCTGGGGGACGTCAGTACGGTCTCCTGGGGCAACAACCTCTACTGGGCCGGCAACGAAGGCGCACTGCTCACGGGCAGCTGGTGGGTGTTTGTGCCATCCGGCCTGTGCATCGCGCTGGTGGCGTTCTCGCTGTCGCTGATCAATTACGCGGTGGACGAGGTTACCAACCCGCGCCTGCGGAAAATACAGCTGAGGAAAATACAGAAGCCCGGGGCAGCCAAGCCGGCCCGCAAGCCCGCACAATCCGGAAAGCGAGCATCGGCATGACCGTTTCCCAGACCTCCTTCGGTTCCCACGAACCGGTTCTGGAAATCAAGGACCTCACCGTGAAGTACCGCGGCGACACCCGCTCCACCACCGCCGTCGACCGCGTCTCCTTCAGCATCGGCACCGGCGAAATCTTCGGCCTGGCCGGGGAGTCCGGCTGCGGCAAATCCACCATCGCCAACGCCATCATGCGGCTGCTGCGCGACCCGGCGGAGATCGCCGCGGGCAGCATCCGCTTCGGCGGCAAAGACGTCCTGGCCATGGGCCCGGAAGAGCTGCGCCGCTTCCGCTGGCAGGACGTGGCCATGGTGTTCCAGTCCGCCATGAACTCGCTGAATCCGGTGATGACCATCGGGGACCAGATCATAGACATCTACACCACCCACGCGGGTTACACCCGGAAGGAGTCGCTGCGGCGGGCAGCCGAA
Above is a window of Arthrobacter sp. FB24 DNA encoding:
- a CDS encoding ABC transporter substrate-binding protein codes for the protein MTQARFLRSARIAAAGLAMGAMVLTGCSANAGNTGSAKADASAQTALLTIPREDMGTFVRNFNPFAPTVAPMTQQAIYESLLIYNPANGDTTPWLASEWKAAEDGKSITFTLRDGVKWSDGQPLVPADVVTTFALQKKIKGGYDYLDTVTAEGTNQVKFSFKTAWSPALFDLGQLSILPDHVWSKIADPEKDANEKPVGTGPYTEVDTFQAQSFVLKKNPNYWQPEKQKIAGIKMLAFAGNDGANLAAANGDVDWAPQYMPNIEKTFISKDPDHRKYWFPPTGSMINWQLNTTKAPFNDTDVRKALSMAVDRDQVTKIGMSGYTKPADCTGLSGNYETWKNKAVQDDCEWTKLNVDEANKLLDKAGYAKGADGKRTLKDGKPFEFKISVGAASSDWLSVANVIAQNLAEVGVTAKVDSPDWAAVVAGYETGDFDSGIVWSANDPSPYKYFAGIMGTSTVKPVGEKAFENYHRFGDPKADALLTEFAAAADEDTQHEIADKLQEEYSAVAPTVPLFAGPEWGAYNNTRFTGWPTEENPYATLSVRAPTTVLVLTSLEPAK
- a CDS encoding ABC transporter permease, with protein sequence MRFILRRLGFYLIAFWVSITLNFLLPRFMPGDPVSRMFARTQDRMQPEQIEALRKLLGVDDRPIWEQYVDYLHNMVTGQMGVSISRFPTPVTEVIASQVGWTLLLGGTALVIAAVVGNLLGILAAWRRGGAIDSALPPILIFIGSFPYFWLAMGALYLFGVTLGWFPIRHAFSDTIEPSFSWEFMSDVGMHLVLPALTIVLVSVGGWMLGMRNTMIATNAEDYITMAEAKGLRPGRIMFRYAARNAMLPSVTSFGMSLGFVVGGALLTEVVFAYPGVGYQLLNAVQGLDYPLMQGLFLTITAAVLLANFLVDILYVRLDPRVRAN
- a CDS encoding ABC transporter permease; amino-acid sequence: MPDGGTGLPPGASVRRPNRTLLHGLLTNKKAMTGAAILFIFIALALLAPVLYPDNPSKITGMASQEPDAEFWLGTTAKGQDVLALTIHGARSSLLVGLTVGFASTFIGILVGLASAYFGKFIDEALSLTTNIFLLLPGLPLLVILAAFLPPGLGTVILVLVVTGWAGSARVLRSQALSIRSKDFVAAAVVTGERPLRIMFREILPNMASIVMGTLLACIIYGIGAQAGLEFLGLGDVSTVSWGNNLYWAGNEGALLTGSWWVFVPSGLCIALVAFSLSLINYAVDEVTNPRLRKIQLRKIQKPGAAKPARKPAQSGKRASA